One genomic region from Gossypium hirsutum isolate 1008001.06 chromosome D13, Gossypium_hirsutum_v2.1, whole genome shotgun sequence encodes:
- the LOC121225541 gene encoding uncharacterized protein, translating into MRGLVMNYRNGGQLGHNKRKCPQKKSSTTQTTTRCADTPPTSETPQNPSAIADKGKGKMPTTAARPNRGRRPSRFEGIGLYTNLNTGEQTFHSGISTRRGIYELNNSSDAQSSNKKRKATGDEIGTQESVAPKK; encoded by the exons ATGAGGGGATTAGTTATGAACTATAGAAATGGTGGACAGCTAGGGCATAACAAAAGGAAATGCCCTCAAAAGAAATCATCAACTACTCAG ACCACAACTCGTTGTGCAGATACTCCACCTACTTCAGAGACACCTCAAAACCCTTCTGCAATTGCCGACAAAGGGAAGGGAAAGATGCCTACAACTGCAGCCAGACCTAACAGAGGAAGAAGACCAAGTAGATTTGAAGGCATTGGTCTCTACACCAATTTGAATACTGGAGAGCAAACATTCCAT TCTGGGATCAGCACAAGGAGAGGCATTTATGAACTAAATAATTCATCTGATGCACAGTCCTCGAACAAGAAGAGAAAGGCAACTGGAGATGAGATTGGCACTCAAGAATCTGTTGCACCCAAGAAGTGA